One window of Camelina sativa cultivar DH55 chromosome 4, Cs, whole genome shotgun sequence genomic DNA carries:
- the LOC104783529 gene encoding probable LRR receptor-like serine/threonine-protein kinase At4g36180, producing MSQKPKHLSLVMSSLLIILATLLCLTESKTFWGDVKALKDLKSSVDAKSMSPGSCLSTWDFSLDPCDNVFSDTFTCGLRCVSGRVTELSFDQAGYSGSLSSFSFNLPYLHTLDLTGNYFSGPLPDSLSNLARLTRLALSGNSFSGSIPDSLGSMPLLVDLLLDNNRLDGSVPASFNGLSSLKRLEIQVNNISGEFPDLSSLKNLYYLDASDNRISGRIPSSLPESLVQISMRNNLIRGTIPQSFKLYSSLQVIDLAHNKLSGSIPSFIFTHQSLQQLTLSFNGFTSLDSPYYSPLSLPSELISIDLSNNRIQGVLPLFLGLSPKLSALSLENNNFFGMIPTQYVLKTVSSGSEFSRFQRLLLGGNFLFGVVPGPLMALKPGSANLQXPVHGYGRI from the coding sequence ATGTCTCAGAAGCCAAAGCATCTCTCTTTAGTTATGTCTTCACTTCTAATTATTTTAGCTACTTTATTATGTTTAACAGAGTCCAAAACTTTCTGGGGTGATGTGAAAGCTCTTAAAGACTTGAAAAGCTCAGTAGATGCCAAATCCATGAGTCCAGGCTCTTGTCTGAGTACCTGGGACTTCTCCCTCGATCCCTGCGACAATGTCTTCAGCGACACATTCACTTGCGGGCTCCGCTGCGTATCGGGTCGGGTCACTGAGCTCAGTTTTGACCAGGCCGGTTACTCCGGCTccctctcttccttctccttcaacCTCCCTTATCTCCACACCCTCGATCTCACCGGCAACTACTTCTCCGGTCCACTCCCCGACTCACTATCCAATCTCGCCCGTCTCACCCGCCTCGCCCTCTCCGGAAACTCCTTCTCAGGATCCATACCCGACTCCCTCGGGTCGATGCCGCTTCTCGTGGACCTCCTTCTAGACAACAACCGCCTCGACGGCTCTGTTCCGGCGAGTTTTAACGGTCTTTCCAGCCTAAAACGGTTAGAGATCCAAGTCAACAACATCTCCGGCGAGTTCCCTGATCTCAGCTCACTCAAAAACCTCTATTACCTCGACGCTAGCGATAACCGGATCTCGGGTCGGATCCCGTCATCGTTACCGGAGTCTCTAGTCCAAATCTCGATGCGAAACAACCTCATCCGAGGAACCATCcctcaaagcttcaaactttacAGCTCTCTCCAAGTGATTGATCTTGCCCACAACAAACTCAGCGGCTCAATCCCATCTTTCATCTTCACTCATCAGTCTCTACAGCAGCTAACACTCTCCTTCAACGGCTTCACCTCTTTAGATTCACCTTACTATTCTCCCTTGAGTCTCCCCAGCGAGCTTATATCAATCGATCTCAGCAACAACCGGATCCAAGGCGTGTTACCTCTGTTCTTGGGTTTATCACCAAAGCTCTCAGCTTTGTCCTTGGAGAACAACAACTTCTTTGGTATGATCCCGACCCAATACGTCTTGAAAACCGTCTCGTCCGGATCCGAATTctcccggtttcagagactctTGCTAGGCGGGAATTTCTTATTCGGTGTCGTACCGGGTCCTTTGATGGCTCTGAAGCCTGGCTCAGCGAACTTGCAGCNTCCTGTACACGGCTACGGTAGAATTTGA
- the LOC104779815 gene encoding probable plastid-lipid-associated protein 4, chloroplastic: MALPSCLKTTVPMSPTTGFNLSGSLMKSDSGFAVPTKLQSIRNSDRERFRIQAVFSFPPAFLTRNGRAEKQKQLKQDLLEAIAPLERGATASPDDQLRIDQLARKLEAVNPTKQPLKSDLVNGKWELIYTTSASILQAKKPRFLRSITNYQSINVDTLKVQNMETWPFYNSVTGDLTPLNTKKVAVKLQVFKILGFIPVKAPDSARGELEITYVDEELRLSRGDKGNLFILKMFDPTYRIPL; encoded by the exons ATGGCTTTACCTTCATGCTTAAAGACTACAGTTCCGATGTCTCCGACCACCGGATTTAATCTTTCCGGCAGTCTTATGAAGTCGGACAGTGGCTTTGCCGTTCCGACGAAGCTACAGAGCATCCGAAACAGTGATCGAGAAAGATTTAGAATCCAAGCTGTTTTCAGCTTTCCTCCTGCGTTTCTAACAAGAAATGGTCGAGCTGAGAAGCAGAAACAGCTAAAACAAGATCTTCTTGAAGCCATTGCACCTCTCGAACGTGGTGCTACGGCCTCGCCTGATGATCAGCTTCGGATTGATCAG TTAGCTCGTAAGTTGGAAGCAGTTAACCCAACGAAGCAGCCTCTAAAGTCTGATTTAGTCAATGGGAAATGGGAGCTCATTTATACAACCTCTGCTTCGATTTTGCAAGCAAAG AAACCAAGGTTCTTAAGATCAATAACAAACTACCAATCTATCAATGTCGATAcactaaaggtgcaaaacatgGAGACTTGGCCTTTCTATAACTCG GTAACTGGAGACTTGACACCCCTCAATACAAAGAAGGTTGCTGTAAAACTTCAAGTGTTTAAAATTCTCGGCTTT ATTCCTGTAAAAGCACCTGATAGCGCGCGCGGTGAACTTGAGATTACCTATGTGGACGAGGAACTACG gttatCAAGAGGTGACAAAGGCAACTTGTTTATATTGAAGATGTTCGATCCCACTTATAGAATCCCTCTCTGA